CCTATGATCATCGGCGTTCCCACGGAAATCAAGAATCACGAGTATCGGGTCGGCTTGGTCCCGGCCGGGGTCCGGGCCATGGTCCGATTTGGACATACGATTTATATCCAATCCGGGGCCGGGGTAGGAAGCGGGATTTCGGATGATGAATTCATTCAAGCCGGGGCGCGGATCCTCCCTTCAGCGGTCGAAATCTATCAACAGTCGGAGATGATCATTAAGGTCAAGGAACCCTTGGCCGCTGAATTCCCTCTGCTTCGGGAAGGTCAGATCCTTTTTGCCTACCTGCACCTGGCCCCGGCCCCGGAACTGACCCAGGCCCTTTTGGACAGAAAAATCATTGGGGTGGCTTATGAAACCATTCAACTTGTCGACGGCTCCCTGCCCCTGCTCACCCCCATGAGTGTGGTGGCCGGCCGTATGGCCGTCCAAGTAGGCGCCCACTATCTTGAAAAGGAATTCGGGGGACGGGGGGTCCTCTTGGGCGGAGTCCCCGGGGTGGCTCGGGGAAAGGTGACCATCCTGGGAGCCGGCACGGTGGGAGCCAATGCAGCCAAGATCGCCATCGGCCTGGGAGCCTATGTGACCATTTTAGACAATAACCCGCACCGACTCACCTATCTGGATGATATCTTCGGAACCCGTATCAATACCCTTATGTCCAATTATTACAACATAACCGAATCGGTTAGAGACGCCCATTTATTAATTGGAGCGGTATTGATTCCTGGCGCCAAAACACCCAAGTTGGTATCCCGGCAAATGATCAGTACTATGAAAAAAGGCACCGTGGTGGTCGACGTCTCGGTCGACCAGGGAGGCTGTTGCGAAACGACATGTCCCACAACCCACGAAAACCCCATTTATTTAGTGGATGGGGTGATCCACTATGGCGTGACCAATATGCCGGCCGCCGTAGCTCGGACCTCGACCTTTGCCCTGACCAATGTCACCCTGCCCTATGCCCTGGAATTGGCCAATAAAGGTTTTCCCAAAGCAACCAATGAAAATACGGCCTTAGCTAAAGGGGTGAACGTTTGCCTGGGGCAGGTTATCTGTGAAAATGTGGCTAAGGATCTTGGGTTGCCGCTGTCTTCCCTGAATGGATAGGAAAAAATTTGCATTTGGGACTTAGATCGACTCGGATCGGCAGATTTTCGCCGATCGTGCGGATTGCCAAGATTTAATTTGAAAAAAAGTTTCAAGTTTCAAGATGCAAGTTGCAGAGTGCGGGTTTTCGCTTTGAGCTTTCAGCTTATTTCTTGAACCTGCGGGTATCGGCGAAAATCAACGTCCTAATTCTTCACTTCATCCCTTTCTTCTTCTCCCGGCCTTTTTGACTGCTCAACGCTTAAAGAGGCCGGGGCTTGATCCCCTTTTACTTCCTTTGAATCCGCTCTGGCCGCCGCTTCTTCCGGAGCCATGACCTCTTCGAAGGCCGGAATAACGATTCTCCGCCTGACCATAATGTTGTATATGATTTCAGCCCGCTTGGCCACATACCGGGAATTTCCGACCGGATTTAATTTTCTTGGGTTGGGCAGGACTACGGCCAGGCGCGCCGCTTCTTCCGGCCCGAGGGCCTGGGCTGATTTTCCGTAATAATGGCGGGAAGCGGCCTCGATGCCGAAGATCCCCTCCCCCCATTCCACGACATTTAAATATAATTCGATGATCCTTTTTT
This sequence is a window from Deltaproteobacteria bacterium. Protein-coding genes within it:
- the ald gene encoding alanine dehydrogenase — encoded protein: MIIGVPTEIKNHEYRVGLVPAGVRAMVRFGHTIYIQSGAGVGSGISDDEFIQAGARILPSAVEIYQQSEMIIKVKEPLAAEFPLLREGQILFAYLHLAPAPELTQALLDRKIIGVAYETIQLVDGSLPLLTPMSVVAGRMAVQVGAHYLEKEFGGRGVLLGGVPGVARGKVTILGAGTVGANAAKIAIGLGAYVTILDNNPHRLTYLDDIFGTRINTLMSNYYNITESVRDAHLLIGAVLIPGAKTPKLVSRQMISTMKKGTVVVDVSVDQGGCCETTCPTTHENPIYLVDGVIHYGVTNMPAAVARTSTFALTNVTLPYALELANKGFPKATNENTALAKGVNVCLGQVICENVAKDLGLPLSSLNG